A genomic segment from Actinomycetota bacterium encodes:
- a CDS encoding HD domain-containing phosphohydrolase — MTGSSFRLSELLAALSLATDAGNGFPAEKTLRNTLLAAGIAAELQMDEPASADLYHASLLRFVGCTAFTYELARISGDEFAALQAFAPADETKPREAIHAVFAAGRGLGAVKRVRSVLENVAQGKAFGELVVRADCEASVRFARRFGMGPGMISILNDLYERWDGKGGPRKLSGDEIAIGSRILSVAHQAEIHHRVHGREAAKEMSRHRSGGWFDPACVDAFLRCADGLFDRIERGSVWDEALNVEPGPPASIGPAGLDDIAEGFADFADLKSPSLLGHSRGVAVLAEEAGRKSGLPDEEVATLRRAALLHDLGRVAVSSTVWEKPGSLNDAEWEQVRLHAYHTERVLSRSPTMANVASLAGAHHERLNGSGYHRGAAASALSDAARILAAADVYHALTEQRPHRPAMSADQALAEIDREVTARRLDRDAAAAVCAAAGQALRNHPPSWPAGLTDREVEILRLLARGRSKKEIAKELTIAPGTVHTHVTHIYGKIGSSTRAGAALFAVEHDLLR, encoded by the coding sequence GTGACCGGGTCCTCGTTCCGGCTGTCCGAGCTGCTCGCCGCGCTCTCGCTCGCGACGGACGCCGGCAACGGATTCCCGGCCGAGAAGACCCTTCGGAACACGCTCCTGGCGGCTGGGATCGCCGCCGAGCTCCAGATGGACGAGCCGGCGAGCGCAGATCTCTACCACGCCTCGCTCCTGCGCTTCGTCGGATGCACGGCGTTCACGTACGAGCTGGCACGGATCTCCGGCGACGAGTTCGCGGCCCTGCAGGCGTTCGCCCCCGCCGACGAGACCAAGCCGCGGGAAGCGATCCACGCGGTGTTCGCCGCCGGACGGGGGCTCGGCGCCGTGAAGCGGGTTCGGAGCGTCCTCGAGAACGTCGCGCAGGGGAAGGCCTTCGGTGAGCTCGTCGTGCGAGCCGACTGCGAGGCGAGCGTACGTTTCGCTCGCCGATTCGGCATGGGGCCGGGGATGATCTCGATCCTCAACGACCTGTACGAGCGATGGGATGGGAAAGGCGGTCCGCGGAAGCTGAGCGGCGACGAGATCGCGATCGGCTCGAGGATCCTCTCGGTCGCACATCAAGCCGAGATCCATCACCGCGTCCACGGCCGCGAGGCCGCGAAGGAGATGAGCAGGCATCGATCGGGCGGGTGGTTCGACCCGGCGTGCGTCGACGCGTTCCTGCGGTGCGCCGACGGCCTCTTCGATCGGATCGAACGCGGCTCGGTATGGGACGAGGCGCTCAACGTTGAACCGGGACCGCCGGCGTCGATCGGCCCGGCCGGCCTCGACGACATCGCGGAAGGCTTCGCCGATTTCGCCGACCTGAAGTCGCCGAGCCTCCTCGGGCATTCTCGCGGCGTGGCCGTTCTCGCCGAGGAAGCGGGACGGAAGTCGGGGCTCCCGGACGAGGAAGTGGCGACCCTCCGCCGCGCCGCGCTGCTGCACGATCTGGGACGGGTCGCGGTCTCGAGCACCGTGTGGGAGAAGCCGGGCTCGCTCAACGACGCCGAATGGGAACAGGTGCGGCTCCATGCGTACCACACGGAGCGGGTTCTATCGCGATCGCCGACGATGGCCAACGTCGCCTCGCTCGCCGGCGCGCACCATGAACGGCTGAACGGCAGCGGGTACCACCGAGGCGCGGCCGCGTCGGCCTTGTCGGACGCCGCGCGCATCCTGGCGGCTGCGGACGTCTACCACGCGCTGACGGAGCAGAGACCGCATCGGCCGGCGATGTCCGCCGACCAGGCCCTCGCGGAGATCGACCGGGAGGTCACCGCGCGGCGCCTCGATCGCGATGCGGCGGCCGCCGTCTGCGCCGCTGCCGGCCAAGCTCTCCGGAACCATCCACCCAGCTGGCCGGCGGGGCTCACCGACCGCGAGGTCGAGATCCTGCGCTTGCTGGCGCGCGGCCGATCGAAGAAGGAGATCGCCAAGGAGCTGACGATCGCCCCAGGAACGGTTCACACCCACGTTACCCACATCTACGGCAAGATCGGCTCCTCCACCCGCGCCGGAGCCGCCCTCTTCGCCGTCGAGCACGACCTCCTCCGCTGA